In Streptomyces sp. NBC_01717, one DNA window encodes the following:
- the xylB gene encoding xylulokinase: MPPRTVVIGVDSSTQSTKAAFVDAATGQLLAVGRAPHVVTGEAGARETDPEVWWQALRAAVAAGLKESGVPAADVTGIAVAGQQHGLVVLDREGRPLRPALLWNDTRSAPQAAALTAALGGAAAWTARTGSVPVAAMTASKWQWLRENEPETAAATAAIRLPHDFLTERLTGVAVTDPGDASGTCWYSTATGAYDPELLELLGLDPALLPEVATTGAARAGSLTAEVAQTLGLPAGIAVAAGTGDNMSAAVGLGLGGAGLLDHPVLSLGTSGTVFAASGARPASAALSGFAAADGTYLPLACTLNCTLAVDKVAALLGLDRNDTAPGGEAVLLPYLDGERTPDLPTASGLLTGLRHDTTPQQLLGAAYEGAVVTVLRALDELLRACGLDPADPEVAARPLRLIGGGAQGHAWVETVRRLSGRPVVVPGSGELVALGAAALAQAAATGQDPVAIATGWDTGDDTQLPPVERDTKTWERVGSVLERAAEPLLGGLK; the protein is encoded by the coding sequence ATGCCGCCGCGTACCGTCGTCATCGGCGTGGACAGCTCCACCCAGTCCACCAAGGCGGCCTTCGTCGACGCCGCCACCGGTCAGCTGCTCGCCGTCGGACGTGCCCCGCACGTCGTCACGGGTGAGGCGGGGGCCCGCGAGACCGACCCCGAGGTGTGGTGGCAGGCGCTGCGCGCCGCCGTCGCCGCCGGGCTGAAGGAGTCCGGCGTACCCGCCGCGGACGTCACCGGTATCGCGGTGGCCGGTCAGCAGCACGGCCTGGTCGTCCTCGACCGTGAGGGCCGGCCGCTGCGGCCCGCCCTGTTGTGGAACGACACCCGCTCCGCCCCGCAGGCCGCCGCTCTCACCGCCGCACTGGGCGGTGCGGCCGCCTGGACCGCCCGCACCGGATCGGTGCCGGTGGCCGCCATGACCGCGTCGAAGTGGCAGTGGCTGCGCGAGAACGAGCCGGAGACCGCCGCCGCGACCGCGGCGATCCGCCTCCCGCACGACTTCCTCACCGAACGGCTGACGGGCGTGGCCGTCACCGACCCCGGCGACGCGTCGGGCACCTGCTGGTACTCCACCGCCACCGGTGCGTACGACCCCGAGCTTCTCGAACTGCTGGGTCTGGACCCCGCATTGCTGCCCGAGGTGGCCACAACCGGAGCGGCCCGGGCCGGTTCACTGACCGCCGAGGTGGCACAGACTCTGGGGCTGCCGGCCGGGATCGCCGTGGCGGCGGGCACCGGGGACAACATGAGCGCCGCGGTCGGCCTCGGTCTGGGCGGTGCCGGACTGCTGGACCACCCCGTGCTCAGCCTCGGCACCTCGGGTACGGTCTTCGCCGCCTCCGGGGCCCGGCCCGCATCGGCGGCGCTCTCCGGTTTCGCCGCGGCGGACGGTACCTACCTCCCGCTGGCCTGCACGCTCAACTGCACGCTCGCCGTGGACAAGGTCGCCGCCCTGCTCGGCCTGGACCGCAACGACACGGCACCCGGCGGTGAGGCGGTACTCCTCCCCTACCTCGACGGCGAACGCACCCCCGACCTGCCCACGGCCTCCGGCCTGCTCACCGGCCTCCGGCACGACACCACCCCGCAGCAACTCCTCGGCGCCGCCTACGAAGGCGCGGTCGTCACCGTGCTGCGCGCCCTCGACGAACTGCTGCGGGCCTGCGGGCTCGACCCGGCCGACCCCGAGGTGGCCGCCCGGCCGCTCCGTCTGATCGGCGGCGGCGCGCAGGGGCACGCCTGGGTGGAGACGGTGCGACGGCTTTCCGGACGCCCCGTCGTCGTGCCCGGCAGCGGCGAACTGGTGGCGCTGGGCGCGGCCGCACTCGCCCAGGCTGCGGCCACCGGCCAGGACCCGGTCGCGATCGCCACCGGATGGGACACCGGTGACGACACCCAACTGCCGCCCGTCGAAAGGGACACGAAGACCTGGGAGCGGGTCGGCTCGGTCCTGGAGCGGGCCGCGGAGCCACTGCTGGGCGGGCTCAAGTAG
- a CDS encoding ROK family protein, which translates to MKSNLTTLGPKADKDTVRRSNLSLVLRAVRDEGDREATRAGVAARVGLTRAAVSSLVEQLLDSGFLTESGKTFSGQAGRPGTALKVARTGPAGLGVEVNIDYVSVCVVDLAGTGRVRLTEHLDNRGAPPAEVLARAAGIAARTLESAAEQELFPVGVALALPGLVSGGAVRQAPNLGWNQVPAEELFAASLAALRPGRAELPVSSENEANLAALAELWFGGLDEVRSFLYLTGEIGVGGALVIDGELLRGAHGFAGEIGHVVVDADGPECRCGSRGCLEQYAGQSALLRAAGIEETGRGSGVAELERRTRAGDERAVAAVAEAGRMLGRVLSGAVNLLDPDAVVLGGIYRGLMPWLSAPADEELTGRVVSGLWSRSCGRLRASSVAGDAARGAAALVMQDVLADPAAYAAKAVG; encoded by the coding sequence ATGAAGAGCAACCTCACGACGCTGGGGCCCAAGGCCGACAAGGACACCGTGCGACGGAGCAACCTCAGCCTGGTACTGCGCGCCGTCCGTGACGAGGGCGACCGCGAGGCGACCAGGGCCGGGGTGGCCGCGCGCGTGGGGCTGACCCGTGCCGCCGTGTCCTCGCTGGTCGAGCAACTGCTCGACAGCGGGTTCCTGACCGAGTCGGGCAAGACGTTCAGCGGGCAGGCCGGGCGCCCCGGCACCGCACTCAAGGTGGCGCGCACCGGCCCCGCCGGGCTCGGCGTGGAGGTCAACATCGACTATGTGTCGGTGTGCGTCGTCGATCTGGCCGGCACCGGCCGGGTCCGGCTGACCGAGCACCTCGACAACCGGGGCGCACCGCCCGCCGAGGTGCTGGCGCGGGCCGCCGGGATCGCGGCGCGCACCCTGGAATCGGCGGCCGAGCAGGAGCTGTTCCCGGTCGGGGTGGCGCTCGCGCTGCCCGGTCTGGTGTCGGGCGGCGCGGTGCGCCAGGCACCCAACCTGGGCTGGAACCAGGTTCCGGCCGAGGAACTCTTCGCCGCCTCGCTGGCCGCGCTGCGTCCCGGCCGCGCGGAACTTCCGGTGAGTTCGGAGAACGAGGCCAATCTGGCGGCGCTGGCCGAGCTCTGGTTCGGCGGCCTCGACGAGGTCCGCAGCTTTCTGTACCTGACGGGTGAGATCGGCGTCGGCGGCGCCCTGGTCATCGACGGTGAACTGCTGCGCGGTGCGCACGGGTTCGCCGGGGAGATCGGGCATGTGGTGGTCGACGCGGACGGGCCGGAGTGCCGGTGCGGTTCGCGTGGCTGCCTGGAGCAGTACGCGGGTCAGTCGGCGCTCCTGCGGGCGGCCGGGATCGAGGAGACCGGCCGTGGCAGCGGGGTGGCCGAGCTGGAGCGGCGCACCCGGGCCGGGGACGAGCGGGCGGTGGCTGCGGTGGCCGAGGCCGGCCGGATGCTGGGCCGGGTGCTCTCCGGGGCGGTGAATCTGCTCGACCCGGACGCGGTGGTGCTCGGCGGGATCTACCGGGGTCTGATGCCGTGGCTGTCGGCGCCCGCCGACGAGGAGCTCACGGGCAGGGTGGTGTCCGGGCTGTGGTCCCGGAGCTGCGGGCGGCTGCGCGCCTCGTCGGTCGCGGGCGACGCTGCGCGGGGTGCGGCGGCGCTGGTGATGCAGGACGTGCTGGCCGACCCCGCGGCGTACGCGGCGAAGGCCGTGGGCTGA
- the xylA gene encoding xylose isomerase, protein MTERFTPTPGDRFTFGLWTVGWQGRDPFGDATRAALDPVESVQRLAELGAYGVTFHDDDLIPFGSTDTEREGLVKRFRQALDAAGLVVPMATTNLFTHPVFKDGGFTSNDRDVRRYALRKVIRNIDLAVELGAETYVAWGGREGAESGGAKDVRVALDRMKEAFDLLGEYVVEQGYDLRFAIEPKPNEPRGDILLPTVGHALAFIERLERPEMYGVNPEVGHEQMAGLNFPHGIAQALWAGKLYHIDLNGQSGIKYDQDLRFGAGDLRQAFWLVDLLETAGYEGPRHFDFKPPRTEGYDGVWASAAGCMRNYLILKERAAAFRADPAVQEALRASRLDELALPTAEDGVAGLLADRSAYEDFDVTAAAERSMAFEALDQLALDHLLGVR, encoded by the coding sequence ATGACGGAACGCTTCACGCCCACCCCTGGAGACCGATTCACGTTCGGTCTGTGGACGGTGGGCTGGCAGGGACGCGACCCGTTCGGCGACGCGACCCGCGCGGCGCTCGACCCGGTCGAGTCCGTCCAGCGGCTCGCGGAGCTCGGTGCGTACGGTGTGACCTTCCATGACGACGACCTGATCCCGTTCGGCTCCACGGACACCGAGCGCGAAGGCCTCGTGAAGCGGTTCCGGCAGGCGCTGGACGCGGCCGGTCTCGTCGTGCCCATGGCGACGACGAACCTGTTCACCCACCCGGTGTTCAAGGACGGCGGCTTCACCTCGAACGACCGGGACGTGCGGCGGTACGCGCTGCGCAAGGTCATCCGCAACATCGACCTCGCCGTCGAGCTCGGCGCCGAGACCTACGTGGCGTGGGGCGGCCGCGAGGGCGCGGAGTCCGGTGGCGCGAAGGACGTGCGGGTGGCGCTGGACCGGATGAAGGAGGCCTTCGACCTGCTCGGTGAGTACGTCGTCGAGCAGGGCTACGACCTGCGGTTCGCGATCGAGCCGAAGCCGAACGAGCCGCGCGGCGACATCCTGCTGCCCACCGTCGGTCACGCCCTCGCGTTCATCGAGCGCCTGGAGCGCCCGGAGATGTACGGCGTGAACCCGGAGGTCGGCCACGAGCAGATGGCCGGGCTGAACTTCCCGCACGGCATCGCGCAGGCCCTGTGGGCCGGCAAGCTCTACCACATCGACCTCAACGGCCAGTCCGGCATCAAGTACGACCAGGACCTCCGTTTCGGCGCCGGCGACCTGCGCCAGGCCTTCTGGCTCGTCGACCTCCTGGAGACCGCCGGATACGAGGGCCCGCGCCACTTCGACTTCAAGCCGCCGCGGACCGAGGGCTACGACGGAGTCTGGGCGTCGGCCGCCGGCTGCATGCGCAACTACCTGATCCTCAAGGAGCGGGCCGCCGCCTTCCGCGCCGACCCGGCCGTCCAGGAGGCGCTGCGCGCGTCCCGGCTCGACGAGCTGGCCCTGCCCACCGCCGAGGACGGCGTGGCGGGGCTGCTGGCCGATCGGTCGGCGTACGAGGACTTCGATGTGACCGCGGCGGCGGAGCGCAGCATGGCGTTCGAGGCGTTGGACCAGCTGGCGCTGGACCACCTGCTCGGCGTCCGCTGA